In Monodelphis domestica isolate mMonDom1 chromosome 1, mMonDom1.pri, whole genome shotgun sequence, the sequence AATTAGAGCATCCTTCCCAACAATACAGATCACGACTCATCTATGCCTACCTATTCCTGTGCTTCCCTTGTCTGTGTTTTCCCATAAATTCACCACAGAAGGTTCACCTAAGTGTTGAGACCTTCCTTTTATTCTTCAAGTCATGTATACCATTTGAACATATAAAGTAGTTATCAATTAGTCCATACTCTCATTATAGGACAAgctcaacttttaaaaatcataaatctcTTTAATAACATACTTTTATAACCATTTTATaataaagggaaagaattctaactctctccctctcatcaAAACTAGAGCCGTTCACAGAAAGTTAAGTGAACAGCATTATTTGACTTCCTCCCTGCCCTGCCACTTCTTTTTATCCTTGTAGTTGAACTGATGACAGGAACTGtgttaagctctggggatacaaagatagcaataaaaattCCTGTTTGGTAGAAGTTTACATGCAATAGCAAGTAACAATTgggaggatgaaataaaatacttgtGTTTTAAAGGAGACTAGGGATTCTAAGATGTTGAACATGATGAAGGAGTGCATTCTAGCTATGGGGGTACATCAGTCCAGTTTGCTTGAAAGGGAACTATATGCTCTGAGTTTTGAAAGAAGGTCTGGGTCAgactgtgaaggactttaaatggtaaacaggagtttatatttgacctCAGAGACAATAGGGTGCCACTGGAGCTTCTTAAGTCAGACTCAAATTAtaggaatattattttggcaGTTCTGTGGAGAATTGGTTAGACAGGACAGATACTGAAGGCAGGAAGAACAATTAAGAGGTTATTGTAATAATATTGTATCCAACAAGGAGTAGAAAGAAAAACAGTCAGTAGAGGTAACTTAACTCTAAGAATTATTCCTAACAGAAGACAAGAGAATCATAGATTCAAGAAAGAATTCACCCTAGACTCTGAAAATATGGCCCCACAAAGTACTTTAAATTCTTGAGTTGTTGCTCCTTAGGAATGCAAGTTGGGATTCAGTTCCCAGAAGGGGTTATTTTAGCTAGACCTGGCAGTCATCTgcagagagatgataattgaatccattaAGAGCTGATgagtgaacaaagaaaaaaagaagacccAGGACAGAAACTTAAGGTGTATCTAAAGTATATCCATGCTTAGGGATCTAGGCATGGATTATGATCTAGCAAATGAGGCCGAGATGGAGTAGTCAGAAAAGTTGGAGGAGAAATAGAAAGCAATACCATGAAAAACTGGGTAAGAGACAGTGGTCAGAGGGAGCAGTCAACCATTGCAATAGATCAGAATAGACAGAATGGTCATGCCACATACCATAGAGGTATAAAGTATTAATGAGTAGTAAtcattaagtgccttctatgtgacaggcactgtgctagaggCTGGGGAAACTGACCAAAGTAAATATttcaaggagagaggagagagataattaatatacacacatataaaataaattcattgtaATGGGGAGGGATTGGAATAAGGAAAAGGTTTAATTTTCATATAGGAGGTGGCACTTGGGCTGTTTGGAAGGGGAAAAAGGCAACATAAGAAGGACGGACACAGATAAAGATCAAACATTCAGAGCTTACTAAGGTAGGAGGTGTGTTATTAGAGAAGAACAGAGTTTGTCTAGAGAAAAACATAAGGGAAGAGGAATAATGTATCATAGACCTAGGAAGGTAGAATAGAGCCAGGTTATAAGTGGCTTTAATTGTCAAACAGAGAAGTTTCTATTGATCCTAGAAGAAATAGAGAGCAACTAGAGTTTGCTGAGTAGAGGAATAGCATACTTGGATCTACACTGAGAAGAAAGTTGAGGTGgggagaccaattaagaggcAATTTTATTCAAGTGAGAGGTGATATAAAGGCCTGAACTGGGGTGGCAGTCCTGTGAGCTATTGTGGAGACAGAattaacaagatttggcaattgagtAGATCGTGGGGTAAGTGAGAataaagaatcaaagatgacatAGATATTGTTAACCTAGGTGATTAAGGATGGTGTGTTCCTCAGCAAAAATAGGAAGAGGActgggttttggggaaaagataatgacttTATTTTAGATATGTCAAATGGAATATCTTATTTTGCTTAAAATATCCAGTTGGTAGTCAGCAATGGACTGTTGCTCAGGAAAGAGACCAAACCTGGATATATAAAATGAGTGTGATCTATATAGTCATTTGCATAATGGGGGCTACTGAAGTCACCAAGTAAGaacatatagaaaaagaagagggcCTAGGACACAGCCTTGAGATATATCTACAGTTAGGTAGAGTAGATATGATGAACTCACAAAGGGGAGTGAGGAATGGTCAAACATGTAGAAGGAAAATTGAAAGAGAGCAGTGTCACAAAAAACCCAGAGATGAAAGATTATTTAGAGCAGAGAATGGTCAATAGTATAAAATGCCACAgtaaagtaaagaaaaatgaggattaagaaaaaaaggtaTTATATCTGATAGAATGATAAAGACTATAAAAAAACCACTGTTAGTGaataagagatcattggtaaatttgatcctgaagaaaagatgataaaaaggactctctgtctgtttgtctctctctttctcattttcttcctttcaggTGGAGGACTTTACACATAGAAGATTCCTATACTATCACATTTTGTTGATGTGTTGGTTGCTTTTGCTGAACTGcttgttttatctctttttttttctctgttatgAAGGATGGCTCAGTTggtaggaagagaaatgaaggtgttataaaaacaaacatcaaaatattaaataaagaatACAATAATCCTTGAGTTTCAGTCAAATGGGATAGTAAGAAGTTTTGATCATAGCATCTtgagaaatgaatagaaaatgaGAAAGTAGAGGAAACATGTATAGATGACTTTTTTCTGAGTTAGACTATGGAATGGAGAAGAAATGTCAGATGGTAGTTTGAAAATAAGAGAGTGCCAAttgaagtttcttttttaaagactgGCAAAGATGTGGTTATATCCACAAAGAAAGAGGCATGAGATTTAAGATTAGAGATAAGGGAAGGGTTGGTTCATGAGACAAACTACCAGAGAAGATCAGATAGGAAAGGATCCAAAGTAGAACTGGAGAAGTTGTTCTTAGCAAGGAGAGGGATGAACTCTTCTTACAATCCTGCAGcaaaagaggagagaataggATGGGGTTGGTGATGTTGAGGCTATTTGTGGTGTAACAATGATGAAAAGAAGTTAGCAATGTATGACTTTTATAAAGCTTGATGCTAAGAGTGGGAAGGGGAAGTAAAGGTGGTTTAAAGAAAGCTTTGAAATAGATGCTGTAGGAATTGTGATAGTTAATCAGAAAAGAGTAAAAGGTTCACTTGGAAATGCTGAGGACCATTTGAGGTTAGAAAACATTGCTCTAGTCAATATGATAGTGCGACTTTCTTTAGCAATTATCAGCACATGAGAAGGAGGGGAGAAGGCAAATGGTTTGAGTAATCCCAAGATTGGAATTAAGAAAAGTGCTAAGACAAGGGGGAAAGAAGGCAGAGGATAGTACAAACTTGAACTGGATAAGCATagggaagaaagtgagatcagAAGAGGAATAATGGATTAAGAAAGTGGGAGAGATGGAATGACCATAAGTAATGATGATGTTGAAAAATAGTTTCaagagtgggagagaggaagaaatggaatgtAGGTATGTATGTATTGAATGCTGAATGACTTCATTAACCACCCTTCATTGAGTAGCTCATATTTGTCCAAAAATGTTTTGGTGATATCCCAGAGGAGACTGAAGAAGGCATCATTCCTGTTGGAGGGCTCTCATTGTTTAGTCAGGAAGACAAAATTCACATATGTGAAAGAATCAGTATAAGAGAGTTGGGGGGTATGTGGTTTAGATAGTCTTCTAGGAATTCAGAAAAAGGAGAGATTCTTATTGTAAGATATTGTCGCTTCAAGGTGTTGCTCTATCATGTAGAGAGtctgttgttgctcagttgtctcttcagagaaaattaTATGGAGACAATACTGAGAGAGTTGTTAGTTATTTTTGACTGTGATAACCTTTGGTATAATAGAGAGATATGGATATGAGAATTGTTTTATGATTATGAGAGAAATGTAATTTATCTGATTCTAAGCAGAAGATGAGGATTTGATTACTAATCATAAAGTAAAGGAGAATAATTTAAAGAGAGCTAGAGTTGGAACCCAGAAAgataagaggagaaagaagaatgcattggTGGGAGAGTGACTTAGTGCCCACTGGGATGTATTTAATATCCTCTTTTTTCTTAAGTATATGATATCTGTGATGTTatcttttttttgctttattgttgAGTAAATGGTTATTTTAATATTGAATGTGTCATTATTGTGAATCTTGGACTTTGTGTAAATGTAAGCACACCAGGAAGTGTATTTTCCCACAACAATTTTATCCCTAGGACTTCCCTTAAAATTTTAGTGTAAACATCTGGTAATGACCTTTCTCTGAGAATGTGATGTAGACCTGCCATGGTCAGAGCAGATTAGAGTGAATGAGGCAGCTCAGAAAGTCAGTAGATGTCCATATCCTCTACATAATACTACAGTGTGAGTAGTTATCCATTTTACCCTTTACACTACATTTTCCTCCTTGAGTTTTTTTTACTTATCAATTCCCTTGGACATTGGAACTTCAGAGCAACTGTGAATAACCTATTTTCTCTTTCAGGTATTAGAAATCCTATTTAATGCGGTTTATTATTTTGAGTTCTGTATCAAATTTTATGTGGATCTCATGAAATATTGGAAGAACGGATACAATATTTTGGacgttattattatcattatcctttGGCTTCCTCAATATCTGCGGAAGAATTTCAGAAGAGAGtatggatatataaatatagcAGAGGGTATCCAGGCTTTTCGAATTCTCAAACTCATTCCCTACAGCCGAGGAATAAAGGTAATGAGGGTTGATTAAGTACATAACCTCACACAGGGAATGGATATTCAAGAAGAAATTTGTGTCTAGGAACTTATAAGGTCAAAAGTGTTAGGTATTATTGACCAATAAGGGAGTATGTGATTttgattgtaatgaaatctattcCACGTGGTTGCACAGAGAATATAGGGAATCATTCTCTTCAATCTCATCCTCATCTTCTTtcacctcttcttcctcctcctgcccATTTCTCTTCCTCTACCACTATTATGGAAAGACTGAGTTGAAATGACATGAGAGGTCATCTAGTAACTTCTCTATCATAcatctgacaagtggtcatctagcttTTGATTGAAGTCTTCCAATGAGAAAAGAATGCACTGACTTTCCTTTTTGGGATAGATTTAATTATTGGGACATTTCCCCTTTATGTCATGACTTATTTGCCTCTATAACTTCTACCAActtttttcaaattcttccctGTGGAGCAGGAatatgtgtaatttttttttaggttAACATAGAGTAGTAGGCCATAATACTAGACTTGtactcagtcagtcagtcagctagcatttataaagtccttcctaagtactggggatacaaaagaggGCAAAAAATGATCTGTACTCCCAAGAAACTCATAGCCAAAATAGGGGAGACAGTGTGCAAATAACtatgaataaacaaaatagaggaaaaacaaGCAGATATTCATAAAGAAGACAACTATATTATGAGAACAGATAGAGACTTCTTTGCAGAAGACAGAactttgaaggaagtcaaggaagccaagaggcatggatgaagagggagaacatttcaagtatgggggacagccagtaaaaatgctCAGAGTATGAATATGTAATGTATATTGTTTGAAGAACAGGAAGGAGGTCAGGtcattagaacacagaatatatgATATTTAAATCTCTAAATCTCTTAAATTTAAAGATGCTACGATCTTTTTTTAATGTCAGtccttcaattatttgaagacagctaacacattctccctcctctccctgctcTTCTCTAGGTTGAACACACATAAAATCACATATTTataggaattatatatatatatataaaatctaaccCCATTATCTTTTAGATGTGAAAATTGAGACTACTCAGGGAGTTCAAGGGATttacccagggttgcacagctagtaagtgtctgaggagagCTTTAAACCaggatcttcctgtctccaagcccagaattttattcactataccatgctgccaCAACTCATGATAATTATATGACTTCTTAAGTGTCTCGAACATCTTGGTTGCCCTGCCTTTGAACATACTCTagctcagtgatggcaaacctatgacatgggGAGCAAAGATGGCACATAcaatgctctctgtgggcatttgGCTGCCCTCCCTACTCAATACCCCTCcaccccagagtttgttactagaaaggcagagggatttgagcagagctgctcccttccccctctccaccactcttgatgacattttttttcacatcaccagcccctctgcccaacagcccaatgggagtacacagAGGGGAAGGTGgtggcagaactggaggggaacaaagtgctcaggccactcacctccctctctacacttgctgaggatattccttacttcacccactTAACAGCCTAatggaagcactttctccctcccctgtttgggcATGGCACAAGGTCTCTGGGGTGGGGCGGGTATGgtattccatctctaaaaagttgACCATCACTGATATAGTCCAACCTTTtgactttacaaatgaagagactgaCATTCATGGAATTTAAACTTAAATAACTTACTCAAATTCACATAATTCagatgtgggatttgaatctaggtcctctgaccCCAGAATCAATGATCTTTCCACTGTATTGTACTTTTAAGTATTTGGAGAACCTAGAGACCATTGTGGGATGGCTGGCAGGAGCAGATTCTTGGTTCCAACTTATAAAATTAAACTTTGTATTCATCAAAAGAAGTGTAAAACCAATCTATTTACATCTGCCGTTTCAAAGAGCTTACTAAAGTCCTATTGTATATAGTCATTGCTTAATGAGTTTGAATTCAGTTGAAATGAATTCATGGCTGGGGTTGATTCAGTCTTTGGATCCAGGAAAGAAACACTTGTCCCCTCACTTGGCATGGGTCTTGTTTGACTGGATTCTCTTTGGtcatttatttttagttctgttttaatttttattctcatttagtTTTAGGGGGGCTTGTTTAATCTGGAAAGCTCTCTGCCTTTACTCTTCCTGTTCTTTCTGTTTCATAGACACTGATCTCTGCTCTGGGACAGACCATTTGCACTGTGGCTTCTGTCCTGGTCTTGCTGTTCCTGCTGATGTTCATCTTTGCCATCTTGGGCTTTTGTCTGTATGGAACAAGTGAGGAAGCTGATATGGAAAACTGGGGAAACCTCGCTGTGGCCTTTTTCACCCTTTTCAGCTTGACCACGGTAATTGTTTGAAGCTTTCTCAGGGGAACTAGTATCCTAAGTAATTGGTCCCTAAGATCAATTAAAGAGCTATTAAGCAAATGTCTTACTCTTTAAGAATTGAGATACTTTGGGAAAGAGATTTACTGGTCTCAGTAGTACTGTAGGTAGCCCAAAGGATAAGCACTGCacttggagtcataaagaccagagttcaaattccacctcagacatttaccagctataGCAAATTACTTATCtcacctacctcagtttcctactctgaaaaatgggaaaaataagagcagctacctcccaaggttgtcatGAGAACAAAATGAGAGAATGTTTGTGAAATGTTTAAGAAACattaaagtgttatgtaaatgcttgctatcatcatcatcatcatcatcatcatcatcatcattactaatTAACATTTGGCCCTGGAGTACCTTTATGGGATCAATGAATTTTCTTCCCAAAACCCAGGGCTTCATTCCCAGAATGCAGTCATTATATTTGTCTACCTGAAGATTTTAATATTGACCAGAGACCTTATATTGGGGTAGAGAAGACCTATTATAAGACTTTTTTCTGTTtcactgtttcatttttaattccaTATGACCAGGGAAATCATCTTCTATGATTCCAGATATGAGATTCAGAGACGAGGAAAGCGAAAGTCTCACCAGAGGCTAAGGGTTCAGATGAGAGAGTTTTTGGAAATCCCTTTGGTTTGGGACTATAGGATTCTGTCTTTCCTCCTAGGTGGATGGTTGGACAGATCTGCAGGGAGTCCTGGATGAACGGGGATATATGTGGAGCAGGGCTTTtaccattatcttcattttggtGGGCTCCTTTGTGTTCCTCAGTATGTTTATTGCTGTCATGATCATTCACACAGAGGTGAGTTCCAATCATGTCATGTACTTTAGGGAATATATTAGGCAGTGGGAATGGTGGCAGCCTGAGTAATAGAGAATATACATTCTATCTGGAACACTCATAGATACTTAAGCCCAGAAAAAATTAAGTTGTGGGTGAGTTGGAGAAATAACTGAAGGTGTGAAAAAGTATCATCAGGAAGGAAATACTCTCCTTTCATAAGGCTTTTAGTCCTGTATTTCTTTGAGAGTGGGTAAGGTGGGAAGTAATAGTGTAATAATAAATTGCTATTTGGACCATGGTGGGATGACAGATTTCTGTGCAGTATATAAGTCACCCTTGTCCAACTCaaatcctctcctcctcctcccttgacATGGTGTGGGATACAAGTTCCTGAGGACCTGGGCAATAATGAAAGCCTTGAATGACTGACTTCTTAACCTCTTCATTTCTGAAAAGATGTGGTATCTTCTGCTTAGTATGGGATAATTTTACCTATAGTTAGTATGCATGTTGGGCACTTAATCTCAAAGTAGAAGTGTCCTTAGAAACCATAGTCCAACATTTTGAAGTGGCAAATGACTCACTGAGAGTCCCACAGTGATTTAGTAGAAAGAAGTGGGGCTAGAATTGTCTTTAATGCTGACTTGCTTCCATTTCACCAAAGCTGCCTTATCAGTCTCAtgacttagtttttaaaaaagttagtATATACCAGAGTATACTTAATCAGTGCCTTCTCTAAGGTTCAGCAAACTTCTGAGAACTTAGCATGGACTTTATGCTTTGAGGGGTATAACTGGAGGGGAGTAGGTATAAGAAAGAGGGAGAGTAAGGGAAGCAAGCaggagaaaaggaagtaaaaagtcCAGGGAATGTATTGTCTTCAGGGCAGAGATCTCTAGGATTTCAACCAGGAAGCATATGGGAGGGGCATTTCTTCCCCTAAACCCCCTTATAATTGGAGCATGTTGATGACTTTTACAAAGGTTACGGCCCTTACTTAACAAAGACCATTGTCATACCTAACTTTCCATCATGATGTAGTGAACAGTACATTGGATTTGGAGCCTAGGAATCCAGGTTTGGTCTTCAATACCATATGAATACCATCATCAGTACCATCTTTAAAACCATTTGGAACCTGAATATCCAGGGATCTCAACTCTTcaggaaaattcatattcaatGGACATTTATCAAACAGGTTTCTTTGTATGAAGTACTGTCCAAGGTACTGACCATAAATTACAAAATCAAAAAACAGTTCCAGCACTCAAGGTGCTTATCACcaatgtgatcttagacaaatatcttcttcccttttgtggaccttagtttccttatatgaTACGAAGTGGTTGGCCTACATGTtttctagggtcccttccagttttaaagcTTTATTATCTACCACACTAatgtaattatcaataatatggaaaaaggtcttgatcaatgacacatgtaaaactctgTGGATTTGTGCTTTGGCTacagggtggggtgggagaggagggtatggaaagaacatgaatcatgtaaccatgggaaatattcttaaattaattaattaaataaaaattttcaattaaaaaaagcttTATTATCTAATGAGAGAATCTGTTCTTAACCTGATTAGGATTCAATCAAGAAATTTACAAAGGTATTGTCCACTGAGAGACAATTGGCTCTTATAGAAGATAAGCAAAGAATACTGAAAAAGCAGCAGGAAGAAATCAATGCACTCATGCAGAGAGAGGTACATATTATTGATGGAAGATGAAACTA encodes:
- the CATSPER3 gene encoding cation channel sperm-associated protein 3 isoform X2; translation: MISTISFNAVCMVLQTYYDLRYHFFFVFEVLEILFNAVYYFEFCIKFYVDLMKYWKNGYNILDVIIIIILWLPQYLRKNFRREYGYINIAEGIQAFRILKLIPYSRGIKTLISALGQTICTVASVLVLLFLLMFIFAILGFCLYGTSEEADMENWGNLAVAFFTLFSLTTVDGWTDLQGVLDERGYMWSRAFTIIFILVGSFVFLSMFIAVMIIHTEDSIKKFTKVLSTERQLALIEDKQRILKKQQEEINALMQREKGKTYKSFSDLVRVFKKSLNHTDPMVLEDFCATLSFIDIYLSSLDNQDNTVLRLQELYYEMVNVLNQMIEDKPMKKPSVTSEMSADI
- the CATSPER3 gene encoding cation channel sperm-associated protein 3 isoform X1 translates to MDQLNIAKKFSSSRFDFWSSRFYQRIKQYKRKDVQYCNYVRRFLEGNLFSLIMISTISFNAVCMVLQTYYDLRYHFFFVFEVLEILFNAVYYFEFCIKFYVDLMKYWKNGYNILDVIIIIILWLPQYLRKNFRREYGYINIAEGIQAFRILKLIPYSRGIKTLISALGQTICTVASVLVLLFLLMFIFAILGFCLYGTSEEADMENWGNLAVAFFTLFSLTTVDGWTDLQGVLDERGYMWSRAFTIIFILVGSFVFLSMFIAVMIIHTEDSIKKFTKVLSTERQLALIEDKQRILKKQQEEINALMQREKGKTYKSFSDLVRVFKKSLNHTDPMVLEDFCATLSFIDIYLSSLDNQDNTVLRLQELYYEMVNVLNQMIEDKPMKKPSVTSEMSADI
- the CATSPER3 gene encoding cation channel sperm-associated protein 3 isoform X3 encodes the protein MEVLEILFNAVYYFEFCIKFYVDLMKYWKNGYNILDVIIIIILWLPQYLRKNFRREYGYINIAEGIQAFRILKLIPYSRGIKTLISALGQTICTVASVLVLLFLLMFIFAILGFCLYGTSEEADMENWGNLAVAFFTLFSLTTVDGWTDLQGVLDERGYMWSRAFTIIFILVGSFVFLSMFIAVMIIHTEDSIKKFTKVLSTERQLALIEDKQRILKKQQEEINALMQREKGKTYKSFSDLVRVFKKSLNHTDPMVLEDFCATLSFIDIYLSSLDNQDNTVLRLQELYYEMVNVLNQMIEDKPMKKPSVTSEMSADI